A single genomic interval of Spirosoma linguale DSM 74 harbors:
- a CDS encoding Carbamoyltransferase (PFAM: Carbamoyltransferase~KEGG: rpi:Rpic_4884 carbamoyltransferase) → MATNRLTNQRMYTLGINAAFHDQAAALVKDGVVLAAAEEERFTHIKHGKRPIPFSTYELPYNAIDFCLKTAGINLTDIDHIAYSFDPNLVIGDHETKNTVEIPLRPGVNSLNGWQNPYDGLFLSSILNAPGHLVDGVPHHLSDRFRGATAQGPYQWHFVNHHLAHAASAFLPSPYERAAVLVIDGRGEVATTSYWLGDGNDMTLLDEVKLPHSLGLLYEELTTYLGFLHSSDEYKVMAVASYGQPTFVDYFRQVIQLGEGGQYTIAPLKLEETFGPARRRGGPLEQFHFDLAHSVQAVLEETVLHLLNWLHEKTQADSLCMAGGVALNCVMNARLRDRGPFKNIWVQPAAGDAGTALGAAMWIDAQQRPLPERAERRYEMHHAYLGPSFSDDDIEAFLRWSKLPYRRLTDRSQEVAAYLASGHIIGWFQQGMEFGPRALGARSILAPPFPAEMQAKLNDLKDREDFRPVAPAVLEEAADAYFLNARQSPFMLFVNDVRPEMVDAIPAVTHTDGTARIQTVNEQQNKPYYDLIKAFAEQTGVPVLVNTSFNTRGEPVVCTPRDAVESFWTSPLDALVIGSFMLEKNRDGLGETYQELTQSETITADA, encoded by the coding sequence ATGGCAACCAATCGCTTAACCAATCAACGTATGTATACTTTAGGAATCAATGCGGCTTTTCATGACCAGGCCGCTGCTCTTGTCAAAGACGGTGTCGTGCTGGCCGCTGCCGAAGAAGAACGCTTCACGCACATCAAGCACGGCAAGCGTCCAATCCCCTTTTCTACCTACGAGCTACCGTATAACGCTATTGATTTTTGTTTAAAAACGGCCGGTATCAACCTGACCGACATCGACCATATTGCGTACTCCTTCGACCCGAACCTCGTCATTGGCGACCACGAGACGAAAAACACCGTTGAAATTCCACTTCGGCCGGGGGTCAATTCACTCAATGGCTGGCAGAATCCCTACGACGGACTTTTTCTTTCTTCCATCCTGAACGCACCCGGCCATCTGGTCGACGGGGTGCCGCACCACCTCTCCGACCGGTTTCGGGGTGCTACGGCACAGGGCCCTTACCAGTGGCACTTTGTGAATCATCACCTTGCGCACGCAGCGAGTGCGTTCCTGCCGAGCCCCTATGAGCGGGCTGCGGTACTCGTGATCGATGGTCGCGGGGAGGTCGCCACAACGAGCTACTGGCTGGGCGATGGCAACGACATGACCCTGCTCGATGAGGTTAAACTACCGCATTCGCTCGGGTTGCTGTACGAAGAGCTGACGACCTATCTGGGATTTCTGCACTCGTCGGATGAATACAAAGTAATGGCGGTAGCTTCTTATGGGCAGCCTACGTTTGTCGACTATTTCCGGCAGGTCATCCAATTGGGCGAGGGCGGGCAATACACCATTGCCCCGCTGAAGCTGGAAGAAACCTTCGGTCCGGCCCGTCGGCGCGGTGGTCCGCTGGAACAGTTTCACTTCGATCTGGCACATTCCGTTCAGGCCGTTCTGGAAGAGACCGTTCTTCACTTGCTCAACTGGCTTCACGAGAAAACCCAGGCCGATTCGCTCTGCATGGCCGGAGGGGTAGCGCTCAACTGCGTGATGAACGCCCGTCTGCGTGACCGCGGACCATTCAAAAACATCTGGGTTCAACCGGCCGCCGGTGATGCCGGTACCGCTCTCGGCGCTGCCATGTGGATCGACGCTCAGCAACGCCCGTTGCCCGAGCGTGCCGAACGGCGTTACGAAATGCACCACGCCTACCTCGGCCCCAGTTTCAGCGACGACGACATTGAAGCGTTTCTGCGCTGGTCGAAGTTGCCGTACCGTCGACTGACAGACCGCTCGCAGGAAGTAGCGGCTTATCTGGCCTCGGGTCATATTATCGGCTGGTTTCAGCAGGGTATGGAATTCGGACCGCGTGCGCTGGGTGCCCGCTCCATTCTGGCACCCCCGTTTCCGGCCGAAATGCAGGCGAAATTGAACGACCTGAAAGACCGCGAAGATTTCCGTCCGGTAGCCCCGGCCGTTTTGGAAGAGGCCGCCGACGCGTACTTTCTGAACGCCCGCCAATCGCCGTTTATGCTGTTCGTCAACGACGTACGACCGGAGATGGTCGATGCCATTCCGGCCGTTACCCACACCGACGGAACCGCCCGCATCCAGACCGTGAACGAGCAGCAGAACAAGCCTTATTACGACCTGATCAAGGCATTTGCTGAGCAAACGGGCGTTCCGGTGCTGGTTAATACGTCGTTCAATACCCGTGGCGAACCGGTTGTGTGCACCCCCCGAGACGCCGTGGAATCGTTCTGGACATCGCCCCTCGACGCGCTGGTGATCGGCTCGTTCATGCTGGAGAAAAACCGGGACGGTCTGGGCGAAACCTACCAGGAGCTGACCCAATCAGAAACCATCACCGCCGACGCCTAA
- a CDS encoding glycosyl transferase family 2 (PFAM: glycosyl transferase family 2~KEGG: bph:Bphy_5246 glycosyl transferase family protein): MEQPVVTVIIPTYKRPALLRNCLLALDQQVLPKETFEVVVVDDGNEAAVAELVAEVAEQTGLKARYLGQHERQGPAAARNAGWRSARTPFIAFTDDDCLPQPGWLSTALVQFNRGAQVLTGRVKMPMPDQPSHHDKTTALLETAEFVTANLFCRRAVLEQVGGFDERFDIAWREDSDLHFKIIKARIPILSCPDAVIVHPLRSAPWYAPLRDERKNRYDALLFKEHPALFRERIPAYKWLVIRYYASVVSLLIGFIGLLTANNQVVAIGFTLWLLLTLVLMSERLANQPINGTTVKAALLTSLATPFLSVYWRLYGAFSYRVWYW, encoded by the coding sequence ATGGAACAACCTGTGGTGACCGTTATCATTCCTACCTATAAAAGACCAGCCCTGCTGCGAAACTGCCTGCTCGCTCTTGACCAACAAGTGTTGCCAAAGGAAACATTTGAGGTTGTGGTAGTGGACGATGGGAATGAAGCAGCCGTGGCCGAACTGGTAGCGGAGGTTGCGGAACAGACCGGCTTAAAGGCCCGTTACCTGGGCCAGCACGAACGTCAGGGACCGGCTGCCGCCCGTAATGCAGGCTGGCGGTCGGCCCGGACGCCGTTCATTGCGTTTACCGACGACGATTGCCTGCCTCAGCCGGGCTGGCTCAGTACGGCGCTGGTACAGTTTAATCGGGGGGCTCAGGTACTAACCGGACGGGTTAAAATGCCGATGCCCGATCAGCCTTCGCATCACGACAAAACAACGGCACTGCTGGAAACCGCCGAGTTCGTTACGGCCAATCTATTCTGTCGGCGGGCGGTCCTGGAACAAGTGGGCGGTTTCGATGAGCGGTTCGATATTGCCTGGCGTGAAGACAGCGACCTACACTTTAAAATTATCAAGGCCCGCATTCCTATTCTTTCCTGTCCCGATGCCGTGATTGTGCATCCCCTTCGGTCAGCGCCCTGGTACGCACCCCTCCGCGACGAGCGTAAGAACCGCTACGATGCCCTCCTTTTCAAAGAGCACCCGGCCTTGTTTCGTGAACGCATTCCGGCTTACAAGTGGCTCGTGATCCGGTACTATGCCAGTGTCGTATCGCTACTGATTGGATTCATTGGTTTACTAACCGCTAACAATCAAGTAGTTGCCATAGGTTTTACCCTTTGGCTATTGCTCACACTGGTACTGATGAGCGAACGATTAGCCAACCAGCCAATTAACGGTACGACGGTGAAAGCGGCCCTGCTGACCAGCCTGGCCACTCCTTTCCTGTCGGTCTACTGGCGATTGTACGGTGCCTTTTCCTATCGTGTCTGGTACTGGTAG
- a CDS encoding glycosyl transferase family 9 (PFAM: glycosyl transferase family 9~KEGG: nmu:Nmul_A1783 glycosyl transferase family protein) gives MDNLTNALGYSPRRIAVFRAIQLGDLLCAVPAFRALRAAFPDAHIALIGLPWAKEFVASYPRYFDEFISFPGWPGLPEQPVDPAKTVLFLQQMQNRHWDVVLQMQGNGTLVNAMLRLVNAKALGGYYPAGIKSEEWAAHTGLFFDYPVKSHEVHRHTSLMAFLGIASQGDALEFEPGETARQQALTLLTECRLKPGQYVCIHPGGVSGRRWPAHRFAEVADALTDKGYTVVLTGTAGEIPIIDEVQSRMEHPAVSLAGRTSLATLGAILQFAALLVSNDTGVGHLGTACHTPSIIFFTSADPAEWGPLDTSRHRVIYEDDAQDTHRVIAEANTLLTTYRPYYLETQTRTNNVERSL, from the coding sequence ATGGACAACTTAACGAACGCGCTGGGGTATTCCCCCCGGCGAATTGCCGTTTTCCGGGCAATCCAGCTCGGCGACCTTTTATGCGCGGTGCCAGCGTTCAGGGCTTTGCGGGCCGCGTTTCCGGACGCCCATATCGCGCTGATCGGCTTACCCTGGGCAAAGGAATTCGTTGCCAGCTACCCACGCTATTTCGATGAGTTTATTTCGTTTCCTGGTTGGCCCGGCCTTCCCGAACAACCCGTCGACCCCGCGAAAACGGTTCTTTTTTTGCAGCAGATGCAGAACCGGCACTGGGATGTGGTCCTGCAAATGCAGGGAAATGGTACGCTCGTCAATGCCATGCTACGTCTCGTCAACGCCAAAGCGCTGGGCGGCTATTATCCGGCCGGTATAAAGTCGGAAGAATGGGCGGCACACACCGGCTTGTTTTTTGACTACCCGGTCAAGAGTCATGAAGTACATCGGCATACCAGCCTGATGGCCTTTCTGGGCATTGCCTCGCAGGGCGACGCGCTCGAATTTGAACCCGGCGAAACAGCCCGCCAGCAGGCATTAACATTATTAACCGAATGTCGGCTGAAACCCGGCCAGTACGTATGTATTCATCCCGGCGGGGTATCGGGCCGACGGTGGCCTGCCCATCGCTTTGCCGAGGTGGCCGATGCGCTGACGGATAAAGGGTATACGGTTGTACTGACTGGAACGGCTGGCGAAATCCCGATCATCGATGAAGTTCAAAGCCGGATGGAACACCCGGCCGTGTCCCTCGCCGGGCGCACCAGCTTGGCTACGCTGGGTGCCATTTTGCAGTTTGCTGCCCTGCTGGTCAGTAATGACACGGGGGTTGGGCATCTGGGCACGGCCTGCCACACGCCCAGCATCATCTTCTTCACCTCCGCCGACCCAGCGGAATGGGGACCGCTGGACACCAGTCGACATCGGGTAATTTATGAAGACGATGCCCAGGACACCCATCGGGTTATAGCCGAAGCCAATACGTTGTTGACGACTTATAGACCGTATTATTTGGAAACGCAGACAAGGACCAACAATGTTGAGCGTAGTCTGTGA
- a CDS encoding malto-oligosyltrehalose synthase (KEGG: sfu:Sfum_2351 malto-oligosyltrehalose synthase~TIGRFAM: malto-oligosyltrehalose synthase~PFAM: alpha amylase catalytic region~SMART: alpha amylase catalytic sub domain), whose product MKNPVSTYRIQFHKDFTFRDFERIIPYLDQLGVRTLYASPIFEAVPGSAHGYDSVNPQRINPEIGTEAELHAISRQLSQRGMSWIQDIVPNHMAFDPHNLWLMDVLEKGQLSPYASFFDINWQSPVHQGRLMVPFLGDPLPDVLDRGELIVDYQDGKFVVRYFDTTYPLHLRSYRSILQPVGAAIPVAVQALLEQLSLLEQFTDTDAYAHVSDNCQQTLAGLMTKAEVESYVRSCLKTVNATPSLVKQIVDQQDYRLCFHGETDQQINYRRFFTVNALICLNIQDPVVFDAVHQLPKALLDAGIFHGLRVDHIDGLEDPSRYLQRLRQLAGPEAYIVVEKILQNDEELPADWPIQGATGYAYLSMVNNLFTRTESEASFTRFYHALLGEKMAVRAELHDKKAYILYQHMNGELENLYSLFLDSNLLDASVLASVPAEDLKTAIGEFLIQCPVYRYYGNQMPLSEDEATAVRTIFSRIRKNKPELAPAVGLLDEALLQNPPSGTAEYRQRALRFYQRCMQFTGPLMAKGVEDTLMYTYTRFIGHDEVGDSPEYFGLTVDAFHQKMIDRQTQWPLALNATSTHDTKRGEDVRSRLNVLTDLTDEWIAAVQEWQQLNKDLKSTDTGSDTTAEAPDINDEYFIYQTLIGAYPMPGDESAALTSEETDFPDRLTEYLQKALREAKRNSTYDAPNEAYETATQNFALNLLDSSRPFWGSFRQFHQRMADFGIINSLAQVLLKCTTTGVPDIYQGCEGWDLSLVDPDNRRPVDFVSRQQSLAELLNNPSGNQWADLWASRYDARIKQWLVHTLLAERNRHPDLFASGEYLPLAVEGRYKKHVLAFARRRAESWYVVAIPLGLAHLCSTESTDAFGLDWQDTRISLPAEAPATWQHQLVNSRGETTNGIAVADLFAALPLAVLSLESVNYNQNAGISLSELKQ is encoded by the coding sequence ATGAAAAATCCCGTTTCCACCTACCGGATCCAATTCCACAAAGACTTTACGTTTCGTGACTTTGAGCGAATAATTCCCTATCTGGACCAACTGGGTGTACGCACTTTATACGCGTCGCCCATTTTTGAAGCCGTACCCGGCAGTGCCCACGGCTATGATTCCGTGAACCCGCAGCGCATCAACCCCGAAATTGGTACCGAGGCCGAGCTTCACGCCATTAGTCGGCAGTTGAGCCAGCGCGGTATGAGCTGGATACAGGACATTGTGCCCAATCACATGGCCTTCGATCCGCATAATTTATGGCTGATGGATGTGCTCGAAAAAGGCCAGCTATCGCCCTACGCTTCCTTTTTTGATATTAACTGGCAAAGCCCGGTCCATCAGGGCCGACTCATGGTGCCATTTCTGGGCGACCCGCTGCCCGACGTGCTGGACCGGGGGGAGCTTATCGTAGACTATCAGGATGGGAAGTTCGTTGTTCGGTATTTTGATACGACCTATCCGCTTCATTTGCGTTCCTACAGGTCTATTTTACAACCTGTTGGTGCCGCCATTCCGGTTGCGGTGCAGGCATTACTGGAGCAGCTAAGTCTGCTTGAGCAGTTCACGGATACGGATGCCTACGCCCATGTATCGGATAACTGTCAGCAGACGCTTGCCGGATTGATGACGAAGGCAGAGGTGGAATCGTATGTCCGATCTTGCTTAAAAACGGTCAACGCGACCCCTTCGCTCGTTAAACAAATCGTCGATCAGCAAGATTACCGGCTTTGCTTTCACGGCGAGACCGATCAGCAGATCAACTACCGGCGGTTCTTTACCGTTAACGCGCTCATATGCCTTAACATTCAGGACCCGGTAGTCTTCGATGCGGTGCATCAACTCCCTAAAGCCCTGCTCGACGCGGGTATTTTTCACGGCCTGCGGGTCGACCATATCGACGGGCTTGAGGACCCCAGCCGCTACCTCCAGCGACTGCGCCAACTGGCCGGGCCGGAAGCGTACATCGTCGTCGAGAAAATTCTTCAGAATGATGAAGAGTTGCCCGCCGACTGGCCTATACAAGGCGCTACGGGCTATGCTTACCTCTCGATGGTCAACAACCTCTTCACCCGTACCGAGAGCGAAGCCAGCTTCACTCGCTTCTATCATGCCCTGCTGGGCGAGAAAATGGCCGTTCGGGCGGAGCTGCACGACAAAAAAGCCTACATCCTTTACCAGCACATGAACGGGGAACTGGAGAATCTGTACTCCCTTTTCCTCGATTCGAATCTATTGGATGCGTCTGTCCTGGCGAGCGTACCGGCCGAGGATTTAAAAACGGCCATCGGGGAGTTTCTCATTCAGTGCCCGGTCTACCGCTACTACGGCAACCAGATGCCGTTGAGTGAGGACGAAGCTACCGCCGTCCGGACCATCTTCAGCCGCATTCGGAAGAACAAGCCCGAACTGGCTCCGGCCGTTGGTCTGCTAGACGAAGCCCTGCTTCAGAATCCGCCGTCGGGTACGGCCGAATACAGGCAGCGGGCCTTGCGCTTCTACCAGCGGTGCATGCAGTTTACGGGGCCGTTGATGGCCAAGGGCGTGGAAGATACGCTGATGTACACCTACACCCGCTTCATCGGCCACGATGAAGTGGGCGACTCGCCCGAGTACTTCGGCCTGACGGTGGATGCCTTTCACCAAAAGATGATCGACCGGCAAACACAATGGCCACTGGCCCTGAATGCCACCTCCACCCACGACACCAAGCGGGGCGAAGATGTACGGAGCCGCCTGAACGTGCTGACCGATCTGACCGATGAGTGGATTGCGGCCGTGCAGGAATGGCAGCAACTCAACAAAGACCTCAAGTCGACCGACACGGGCAGCGACACCACCGCCGAAGCGCCCGACATCAACGACGAGTATTTTATTTATCAGACATTAATCGGGGCCTACCCTATGCCCGGTGATGAATCCGCTGCGCTTACGTCTGAGGAGACGGATTTTCCGGATCGCCTGACCGAATACCTGCAAAAAGCCTTACGGGAAGCCAAACGTAACTCGACCTACGACGCCCCCAACGAAGCGTACGAAACCGCCACCCAGAACTTTGCCCTCAACCTACTGGATAGTAGCCGTCCATTCTGGGGTAGTTTTCGGCAATTTCACCAGCGGATGGCCGACTTTGGCATCATCAATTCGCTGGCGCAGGTGTTGCTCAAATGCACCACCACCGGCGTGCCGGATATTTATCAGGGCTGCGAGGGTTGGGACTTAAGCCTGGTCGATCCCGACAACCGTCGTCCGGTCGACTTTGTCAGTCGGCAGCAATCACTCGCCGAATTGCTGAACAATCCATCCGGCAACCAATGGGCCGATTTGTGGGCCAGTCGGTACGATGCCCGCATCAAGCAGTGGCTGGTGCATACGCTGTTGGCTGAACGAAACCGGCATCCTGATCTGTTTGCATCGGGCGAATACCTGCCGCTCGCGGTAGAGGGGCGTTATAAGAAGCATGTGCTGGCGTTTGCCCGGCGTCGTGCAGAAAGCTGGTACGTGGTTGCCATTCCGCTGGGGCTGGCTCACTTGTGTAGTACGGAATCCACCGATGCGTTCGGGTTAGACTGGCAGGATACACGCATCAGCCTTCCCGCCGAAGCGCCTGCAACCTGGCAGCATCAACTGGTGAATAGTCGTGGCGAAACAACAAATGGTATTGCGGTAGCGGATTTGTTTGCCGCCCTGCCTCTGGCCGTACTTAGTCTGGAGTCTGTCAACTACAATCAGAATGCAGGTATCTCCCTATCCGAACTGAAACAGTAA
- a CDS encoding malto-oligosyltrehalose trehalohydrolase (KEGG: sfu:Sfum_2349 malto-oligosyltrehalose trehalohydrolase~TIGRFAM: malto-oligosyltrehalose trehalohydrolase~PFAM: alpha amylase catalytic region; glycoside hydrolase family 13 domain protein~SMART: alpha amylase catalytic sub domain), with translation MHQLNVTRRSLGIRFSDKSDAEVTIWAPKATQVALNVHKSQAVLPLQKDELGYWHLTTDQIKPGDQYTFVLNGDEEYPDPASLSQPQGVEGPSRAVDTAAYYWEDQSWINPSLDSYLIYEIHTGSFTEAGTFKALEAKLDYLKALGVTAIEIMPVSQFPDSRNWGYDGVYSFAVQHSYGGVQGLQHLVNTCHYKGLAVVLDVVYNHFGPEGNHMENFGPYLTDKYRTPWGKGINLDDNWCDGVRRHFIENALMWFRDFHIDALRLDAVHALMDFGPVHLLQELRQKVDELMQVTGRQHYLFVECDLNDPRYLKPLSEQGYGMDAQWIDEFHHALRVAVGEEKTGYYADFDGLNHLAKSYKDAFVYDGQFSVVRQKLFGQKVSGNAGQQFIVFSQNHDQIGNRKKGERSSQLYSYEMLKLMAGAVLVSPFIPLLFMGEEWGETNPFFYFVNHTEPELAEAVRQGRKEEFATDDDDDDDVPDPQTKETFEQTKLQWQLPAQEPHRTLLRYYQTLIALRHQLPALHHLDRDQLDVVADTDKEFLTVRRWYEDQYVLCLMNFSKQPQSTTLSVSGEDICWEKLLDSADTQWQPNAPAASSECPVLLKNGDTILLQPESFILYAQHHEKSRFHLPDPIPQRLYVS, from the coding sequence ATGCATCAACTCAACGTAACCAGACGATCTCTGGGCATTCGCTTTTCCGACAAATCCGACGCCGAAGTGACAATTTGGGCGCCCAAAGCGACACAGGTGGCCCTTAACGTGCACAAAAGCCAGGCAGTGCTGCCCCTGCAAAAGGATGAACTGGGCTACTGGCATCTAACCACCGACCAAATCAAACCCGGTGATCAGTACACGTTTGTGCTTAATGGTGATGAGGAGTACCCCGACCCCGCGTCGCTTTCCCAGCCCCAGGGGGTAGAAGGTCCTTCGCGGGCGGTCGACACCGCTGCGTATTACTGGGAAGACCAGAGCTGGATAAACCCGTCGCTGGATAGCTACCTGATCTATGAAATTCATACCGGCTCCTTCACCGAAGCCGGTACGTTTAAAGCCCTGGAAGCCAAGCTGGATTACCTGAAAGCACTGGGCGTAACGGCCATTGAGATCATGCCCGTATCGCAGTTTCCGGATTCGCGAAACTGGGGTTACGACGGTGTGTACTCCTTTGCCGTGCAGCATTCGTACGGAGGGGTCCAGGGATTACAACATCTGGTGAATACCTGTCATTATAAAGGATTGGCGGTCGTGCTGGACGTAGTCTATAATCACTTCGGGCCGGAGGGTAACCACATGGAAAATTTTGGCCCCTACCTGACGGACAAATACCGTACGCCCTGGGGAAAAGGCATCAACCTCGACGACAACTGGTGCGATGGTGTCCGGCGGCACTTCATCGAAAATGCCCTGATGTGGTTCCGGGATTTTCATATCGACGCCCTGCGGCTCGATGCCGTTCATGCGCTCATGGATTTCGGCCCGGTTCACCTGTTGCAGGAACTTCGGCAAAAAGTCGATGAACTGATGCAGGTAACCGGACGTCAACATTATCTGTTTGTCGAATGCGACCTGAACGACCCGCGTTACCTGAAACCGCTGTCCGAACAGGGCTATGGCATGGATGCCCAATGGATCGATGAGTTTCATCATGCCCTTCGGGTAGCCGTTGGTGAAGAGAAAACCGGCTATTATGCCGATTTCGATGGCCTTAATCACCTGGCCAAATCCTACAAGGATGCGTTTGTGTACGACGGCCAGTTCTCCGTTGTTCGGCAGAAACTGTTCGGGCAGAAAGTTTCTGGTAACGCCGGCCAGCAGTTTATTGTCTTCTCACAAAACCACGATCAAATCGGGAACCGGAAAAAGGGCGAACGGTCGAGCCAGCTGTACAGTTACGAAATGCTTAAGCTGATGGCCGGTGCCGTGCTGGTCAGTCCGTTTATTCCGTTGCTGTTTATGGGCGAGGAGTGGGGCGAAACAAATCCGTTTTTTTACTTCGTCAACCACACCGAGCCCGAGCTGGCCGAAGCCGTTCGGCAGGGCCGAAAAGAAGAATTCGCTACGGATGATGACGATGATGACGACGTGCCGGACCCCCAAACGAAAGAGACGTTCGAACAGACAAAACTACAATGGCAGCTGCCCGCGCAGGAGCCCCATCGGACGTTACTTCGCTACTACCAGACGCTGATTGCGTTGCGCCATCAGTTACCGGCCCTGCATCACCTCGACCGGGATCAGCTCGATGTCGTTGCCGATACCGATAAAGAGTTTTTGACCGTACGTCGCTGGTATGAGGATCAGTATGTGCTGTGTCTGATGAATTTCTCCAAACAACCGCAGTCAACAACCCTTTCTGTATCGGGTGAGGACATATGCTGGGAAAAACTGCTGGATTCTGCTGATACACAATGGCAACCGAATGCGCCAGCAGCCAGCAGTGAATGCCCTGTTCTACTTAAGAATGGAGATACCATTCTGCTACAACCCGAATCATTCATTCTTTACGCTCAACATCATGAAAAATCCCGTTTCCACCTACCGGATCCAATTCCACAAAGACTTTACGTTTCGTGA